A single genomic interval of Scatophagus argus isolate fScaArg1 chromosome 22, fScaArg1.pri, whole genome shotgun sequence harbors:
- the zc3hc1 gene encoding nuclear-interacting partner of ALK isoform X2, with translation MCARYGWINVGCDMLKCSSCQAFLCASLQPTLDFEKYESRIAEISRQLQTQHEKFCPWPDFPCPERFWLVPASEPSALLTAFLERFQSACLLAQQLPAMKPEQLKSMSLTEDVVSGILQLIEEEQKRKGGAPCSEPLAVQVAACIVSLCGWAASPALHAMNLPILTCSYCMRKVGLWNFHQMEGTGDADTLPNTGGPCAQAAGPASVATHECQSDQSASASSTPATTPCRMKLRSQDSTRTDQGEGTSSPVALRARSRDSPSPSEELPSPLTRGKRTANRSRGQGENSGGDGAATLQHPPKRLCLSSLGGPDELLHKNAFDPLAQHRDWCPWISVGKENVDPGAVPLSDRDAGLHQQGWKVALDLLVPIKNSNTAGSSPAQGARDKSKRVFAIFRQWQVSSSPSQ, from the exons ATGTGCGCTAGATATGGCTGGATCAACGTTGGGTGTGATATGCTCAAGTGCTCCAGCTGCCAGGCTTTCCTTTGTGCATCACTACAACCAACTTTAGACTTTGAAAAAT ATGAATCCCGCATTGCAGAGATATCAAGGCAGCTTCAGACGCAGCATGAGAAGTTTTGTCCATGGCCCGACTTTCCATGCCCAG AGAGGTTCTggctggttccagcttctgaGCCATCAGCACTACTCACTGCCTTCTTGGAGCGCTTCCAAAGCGCCTGCCTCCTTGCACAGCAGCTGCCAGCCATGAAACCGGAGCAGCTGAAGTCTATG TCACTGACTGAGGATGTTGTCAGTGGTATACTGCAGCTTATTgaggaagaacaaaaaagaaagggaggggCTCCATGTTCTGAACCTTTGGCTGTCCAGGTGGCTGCATGCATTGTTTCGCTCTGTGGCTGGGCAGCAAG CCCAGCTCTGCACGCCATGAACCTACCCATCCTGACCTGCTCGTACTGTATGCGTAAAGTGGGCTTGTGGAACTTCCACCAGATGGAAGGAACAGGTGATGCAGATACCTTACCAAACACTGGTGGACCCTGTGCTCAAGCAGCAGGCCCTGCCTCAGTAGCCACACATGAATGCCAGAGTGATCAGTCTGCTTCTGCCTCATCCACTCCTGCTACAACTCCATGTCGCATGAAGTTGAGGAGCCAGGACTCCACCCGCACTGACCAG GGCGAGGGAACCTCCTCCCCTGTGGCTTTGCGTGCCCGAAGCAGAGACTCCCCAAGCCCCAGTGAAGAGCTGCCAAGTCCTTTGACCAGGGGCAAAAGGACCGCAAATCGCAGTAGAGGACAAGGGGAAAACTCTGGGGGCGACGGCGCTGCCACTCTGCAACACCCTCCTAAACGCCTTTGCCTGTCATCACTTGGTGGTCCT gATGAGCTCCTTCATAAGAATGCATTTGACCCCCTCGCTCAGCACAGAGACTGGTGTCCCTGGATCTCTGTGGGAAAGGAAAATGTAGATCCAGGGGCAGTTCCCCTTTCGGACAGAGATGCGGGTCTTCATCAGCAGGGCTGGAAGGTTGCCCTTGACCTCCTTGTGCCAATTAAGAACTCTAATACAGCAGGAAGCAGTCCAGCACAG GGTGCTCGTGACAAATCTAAAAGGGTGTTTGCTATATTCCGTCAGTGGCAGGtatcttcctctccatctcagTAG
- the zc3hc1 gene encoding nuclear-interacting partner of ALK isoform X1 — protein MATLGGSRGDRLGNSNHQKSSLASPEKVRELLNDGVSSTNIASSSEQGDLQALELKGNTQAPCEATNKEAFFSRVESYSCLKWAGKPRILSPLMCARYGWINVGCDMLKCSSCQAFLCASLQPTLDFEKYESRIAEISRQLQTQHEKFCPWPDFPCPERFWLVPASEPSALLTAFLERFQSACLLAQQLPAMKPEQLKSMSLTEDVVSGILQLIEEEQKRKGGAPCSEPLAVQVAACIVSLCGWAASPALHAMNLPILTCSYCMRKVGLWNFHQMEGTGDADTLPNTGGPCAQAAGPASVATHECQSDQSASASSTPATTPCRMKLRSQDSTRTDQGEGTSSPVALRARSRDSPSPSEELPSPLTRGKRTANRSRGQGENSGGDGAATLQHPPKRLCLSSLGGPDELLHKNAFDPLAQHRDWCPWISVGKENVDPGAVPLSDRDAGLHQQGWKVALDLLVPIKNSNTAGSSPAQGARDKSKRVFAIFRQWQVSSSPSQ, from the exons ATGGCGACTCTCGGCGGCAGTCGTGGGGATCGTCTCGGCAACTCAAATCATCAAAAGTCTTCTCTTGCATCTCCAGAGAAAGTTCGCGAACTTCTTAATGATGGAGTATCATCAACAAATATTGCGTCCAGCAG TGAACAAGGAGATCTGCAAGCTCTGGAATTAAAAGGCAACACTCAAGCACCTTGCGAGGCAACGAACAAAGAAGCCTTTTTCTCAAGAGTGGAATCCTATTCA TGTTTGAAATGGGCAGGTAAACCCCGCATATTGTCCCCACTGATGTGCGCTAGATATGGCTGGATCAACGTTGGGTGTGATATGCTCAAGTGCTCCAGCTGCCAGGCTTTCCTTTGTGCATCACTACAACCAACTTTAGACTTTGAAAAAT ATGAATCCCGCATTGCAGAGATATCAAGGCAGCTTCAGACGCAGCATGAGAAGTTTTGTCCATGGCCCGACTTTCCATGCCCAG AGAGGTTCTggctggttccagcttctgaGCCATCAGCACTACTCACTGCCTTCTTGGAGCGCTTCCAAAGCGCCTGCCTCCTTGCACAGCAGCTGCCAGCCATGAAACCGGAGCAGCTGAAGTCTATG TCACTGACTGAGGATGTTGTCAGTGGTATACTGCAGCTTATTgaggaagaacaaaaaagaaagggaggggCTCCATGTTCTGAACCTTTGGCTGTCCAGGTGGCTGCATGCATTGTTTCGCTCTGTGGCTGGGCAGCAAG CCCAGCTCTGCACGCCATGAACCTACCCATCCTGACCTGCTCGTACTGTATGCGTAAAGTGGGCTTGTGGAACTTCCACCAGATGGAAGGAACAGGTGATGCAGATACCTTACCAAACACTGGTGGACCCTGTGCTCAAGCAGCAGGCCCTGCCTCAGTAGCCACACATGAATGCCAGAGTGATCAGTCTGCTTCTGCCTCATCCACTCCTGCTACAACTCCATGTCGCATGAAGTTGAGGAGCCAGGACTCCACCCGCACTGACCAG GGCGAGGGAACCTCCTCCCCTGTGGCTTTGCGTGCCCGAAGCAGAGACTCCCCAAGCCCCAGTGAAGAGCTGCCAAGTCCTTTGACCAGGGGCAAAAGGACCGCAAATCGCAGTAGAGGACAAGGGGAAAACTCTGGGGGCGACGGCGCTGCCACTCTGCAACACCCTCCTAAACGCCTTTGCCTGTCATCACTTGGTGGTCCT gATGAGCTCCTTCATAAGAATGCATTTGACCCCCTCGCTCAGCACAGAGACTGGTGTCCCTGGATCTCTGTGGGAAAGGAAAATGTAGATCCAGGGGCAGTTCCCCTTTCGGACAGAGATGCGGGTCTTCATCAGCAGGGCTGGAAGGTTGCCCTTGACCTCCTTGTGCCAATTAAGAACTCTAATACAGCAGGAAGCAGTCCAGCACAG GGTGCTCGTGACAAATCTAAAAGGGTGTTTGCTATATTCCGTCAGTGGCAGGtatcttcctctccatctcagTAG
- the klhdc10 gene encoding kelch domain-containing protein 10 isoform X1: protein MSVAEGPRSPDQLNKFEKLTGRPPHGETLAGNRTPPARSGHRCVADNTNLYVFGGYNPDYDESGGSENEDYPLFRELWRYHFATGCWQQIRTEGYMPTELASMSAVLHGNNLLVFGGTGIPFGENNGNDVHVCNVKYKRWSLLNCRGKKPNRIYGQAMVIINGFLYVFGGTTGYIYSTDLHRLDLTTREWIHLKPNNPPDDLPEERYRHEIAHDGQRIYILGGGTSWTSYPLDKVHAYNLETNSWEEITTKPHDKIGYPAPRRCHSCVQIRNDVFICGGYNGELILADLWKINLQTFQWSKLPALMPEPAYFHCAAVTPAGCMYIHGGVVNIHENKRTGSLFKIWLAVPSLLELCWEKLLQAFPHLTSLPTMQLLNLGLTQELIERLK from the exons ATGTCGGTCGCTGAAGGTCCTCGCAGTCCTGACCAGCTGAATAAATTCGAGAAACTGACAGGCAGGCCACCGCACGGTGAGACGTTAGCAG GTAATCGTACTCCCCCCGCCCGCAGCGGGCATCGCTGTGTTGCTGACAACACTAACCTCTATGTGTTCGGAGGGTACAACCCTGACTATGATGAATCAGGAGGCTCAGAGAATGAAGACTATCCACTGTTCAGGGAACTCTGGAGGTACCATTTTGCTACAGGCTGCTGGCAGCAGATTCGAACAGAGGGCTATATGCCCACAGAGCTGGCATCTATGTCAG ctgttttgcatGGCAACAACCTCCTGGTGTTTGGCGGCACCGGGATCCCCTTTGGTGAAAATAATGGAAatgatgtgcatgtttgtaaCGTGAAGTACAAGCGTTGGTCACTGCTCAACTGTAGGGGGAAGAAGCCTAACAGAATCTATGGACAG GCAATGGTTATCATAAATGGCTTCCTGTACGTGTTTGGAGGGACAACGGGTTACATCTACAGCACAGACCTGCACAGGCTGGACCTGACTACCAGGGAGTGGATCCACCTCAAGCCCAATAACCCTCCTGATGACCTGCCTGAGGAACG GTACAGGCATGAAATAGCACATGATGGACAGAGGATCTACATTCTAGGAGGAGGAACTTCCTGGACGTCTTACCCTCTGGACAAG GTACATGCTTACAATTTGGAGACCAATTCCTGGGAGGAGATCACAACCAAACCTCATGACAAAATAG GATACCCTGCTCCTAGGAGGTGCCATAGCTGTGTACAAATACGAAATG ATGTATTTATCTGTGGAGGCTACAACGGGGAATTGATATTAGCTGATCTGTGGAAGATCAACCTGCAGACATTTCAGTGGAGTAAACTACCAGCACTGATGCCTGAGCCGGCCTactttcactgtgctgctgtcaccCCA GCTGGCTGCATGTACATCCATGGTGGCGTGGTGAACATCCATGAGAACAAGAGAACTGGCTCTTTGTTTAAGATCTGGCTGGCTGTGCCCAGCCTGTTGGAGCTATGCTGGGAGAAGCTCCTCCAGGCGTTTCCCCACCTGACTTCACTCCCCACCATGCAGCTTCTCAACCTAGGCCTCACACAGGAACTCATTGAGCGCTTGAAATAA
- the klhdc10 gene encoding kelch domain-containing protein 10 isoform X2 gives MSVAEGPRSPDQLNKFEKLTGRPPHGNRTPPARSGHRCVADNTNLYVFGGYNPDYDESGGSENEDYPLFRELWRYHFATGCWQQIRTEGYMPTELASMSAVLHGNNLLVFGGTGIPFGENNGNDVHVCNVKYKRWSLLNCRGKKPNRIYGQAMVIINGFLYVFGGTTGYIYSTDLHRLDLTTREWIHLKPNNPPDDLPEERYRHEIAHDGQRIYILGGGTSWTSYPLDKVHAYNLETNSWEEITTKPHDKIGYPAPRRCHSCVQIRNDVFICGGYNGELILADLWKINLQTFQWSKLPALMPEPAYFHCAAVTPAGCMYIHGGVVNIHENKRTGSLFKIWLAVPSLLELCWEKLLQAFPHLTSLPTMQLLNLGLTQELIERLK, from the exons ATGTCGGTCGCTGAAGGTCCTCGCAGTCCTGACCAGCTGAATAAATTCGAGAAACTGACAGGCAGGCCACCGCACG GTAATCGTACTCCCCCCGCCCGCAGCGGGCATCGCTGTGTTGCTGACAACACTAACCTCTATGTGTTCGGAGGGTACAACCCTGACTATGATGAATCAGGAGGCTCAGAGAATGAAGACTATCCACTGTTCAGGGAACTCTGGAGGTACCATTTTGCTACAGGCTGCTGGCAGCAGATTCGAACAGAGGGCTATATGCCCACAGAGCTGGCATCTATGTCAG ctgttttgcatGGCAACAACCTCCTGGTGTTTGGCGGCACCGGGATCCCCTTTGGTGAAAATAATGGAAatgatgtgcatgtttgtaaCGTGAAGTACAAGCGTTGGTCACTGCTCAACTGTAGGGGGAAGAAGCCTAACAGAATCTATGGACAG GCAATGGTTATCATAAATGGCTTCCTGTACGTGTTTGGAGGGACAACGGGTTACATCTACAGCACAGACCTGCACAGGCTGGACCTGACTACCAGGGAGTGGATCCACCTCAAGCCCAATAACCCTCCTGATGACCTGCCTGAGGAACG GTACAGGCATGAAATAGCACATGATGGACAGAGGATCTACATTCTAGGAGGAGGAACTTCCTGGACGTCTTACCCTCTGGACAAG GTACATGCTTACAATTTGGAGACCAATTCCTGGGAGGAGATCACAACCAAACCTCATGACAAAATAG GATACCCTGCTCCTAGGAGGTGCCATAGCTGTGTACAAATACGAAATG ATGTATTTATCTGTGGAGGCTACAACGGGGAATTGATATTAGCTGATCTGTGGAAGATCAACCTGCAGACATTTCAGTGGAGTAAACTACCAGCACTGATGCCTGAGCCGGCCTactttcactgtgctgctgtcaccCCA GCTGGCTGCATGTACATCCATGGTGGCGTGGTGAACATCCATGAGAACAAGAGAACTGGCTCTTTGTTTAAGATCTGGCTGGCTGTGCCCAGCCTGTTGGAGCTATGCTGGGAGAAGCTCCTCCAGGCGTTTCCCCACCTGACTTCACTCCCCACCATGCAGCTTCTCAACCTAGGCCTCACACAGGAACTCATTGAGCGCTTGAAATAA